In one window of Bradyrhizobium betae DNA:
- a CDS encoding DEAD/DEAH box helicase family protein — translation MAHDDPFTLDLFGNTALSSGLGLGVTAFADSRSDDDHDDDLPPSTPALATPPVISARVPAAGPGKRGDNFYLSGERGLAKGWKQRARDNIAAVRLASQIDAEQRSATIEEQRQLIRFTGFGASELANGVFRRPGETEFAQGWDEIGADLQDAVDDADYASLARCTQYAHFTPEFIVRAIWAAVRRLGWRGGRVLEPGIGTGLFPALMPEDLREVSHVTGVELDPVTARIARLLQPRARIVSSDFARTELPPRFDLAIGNPPFSDRTVRSDRALRSLRLRLHDYFIVKAINLLKPGALAAFVTSHGTMDKADGAARELIAQHADLVSAIRLPEGSFRADAGTDVVIDILFFRRRKPGEPEGDLSWLDLEEVRPATEDEGAIRVNRWFTRHRGLVLGMHALTAGPFGETYTCLPKPSEDLRLALDEAITRLPDGIYNGEPEPIEFDVEEVDHEASVHVNADRHVREGSFFFDKARGLMQILDGEPAAITVRKGRSADGVPEKHVRIIQKLIPIRDAVREVLKCQEFDRPWKDAQVRLRIAWSNFVRAFGPINSTVVSTSEDAETGGVRETHRRPNLQPFLDDPDCWLVASIEDYDLETDTAKPGPIFTERVIAPPASPLITSAADALAVVLNERGRVDPDHIAELLHRDADDVIAELGSAIFRDPTDGAWQTADAYLSGAVRSKLVAAEAAAALDPAYARNVTALQGVQPADLRPSDITARLGAPWIPAADIIAFVHETMGAEIKIHHMPELASWTVEARQLGWMAAGTSEWGTERRHAGQLLSDALNSAVPQIFDTIKDGDSERRVLNVVDTEAAKEKLQKIKTAFQTWIWSDPDRTDRLARVYNDRFNNIVPRAFEGSHLKLPGASGAFVLYGHQKRGIWRIIASGATYLAHAVGAGKTMTMAAAIMEQRRLGLIAKAMLVVPGHCLAQAAREFLALYPGARILVADETNFTKDKRHRFLSRSATASWDAIIITHSAFRFVGVPSAFEQQMIQDELELYETLLTKVEGDDRVSRKRLERLKEGLKERLEALATRKDDLLTISEIGVDQIIVDEAQEFRKLSFATNMSTLKGVDPNGSQRAWDLYVKARFIETKNPGRALVLASGTPITNTLGEMFSVQRYLGYAALLDRGLHEFDAWASTFGDVSTELELQPNGKYKPVTRFATFVNVPELIAMFRSFADVVIPEDLRECVKIPAISTGKRQIFTAKPTSAFKRYQLVLDARIKAIEMRDGPPQPGDDILLSVITDGRHAAIDLRLVDPDNDNEPDNKLNLLVANALRIWQETSANSYVRADGKPYELPGAAQMIFSDLGTINVEKTRGFSAYRWIRDELIRLGVPASEIAFMQDFKKSEAKQRLFGDVRAGKVRFLIGSSDTMGTGVNAQLRLKALHHLDVPWLPSQIAQREGRIERQGNQHDVIDIFAYATEGSLDASMWQNNERKARFIAAALSGDTSIRRLEDLGEGQANQFAMAKAIASGDQRLMQKAGLEADIARFERLRAAHIDDQHAVRRQIRDAERDIEFATRRIAEVGEDIERRVPTTGDAFAASIAGKRHLERKEAGRALMKEILTLVQLQQEGESTIAVIGGFDLDYTGERFCRDGYRYSTALIRTGAEVEIELPVTVTPLGAISRLEHALDDFEGERERYRQRLADAHRRLASYRSREDGDFAFAAELAEKRRQLAEVQADLANDRESRNDWIAA, via the coding sequence ATGGCGCATGACGATCCCTTCACCCTCGATCTGTTCGGCAACACCGCGCTCTCGTCAGGCCTCGGCCTCGGCGTCACCGCGTTCGCCGATTCCCGCAGCGATGACGACCATGACGACGATCTACCACCGTCAACGCCGGCTCTAGCGACACCGCCGGTCATATCAGCGCGGGTGCCCGCGGCCGGTCCCGGCAAGCGCGGCGACAATTTCTATCTGTCCGGCGAACGCGGCCTCGCCAAGGGTTGGAAGCAGCGCGCCCGCGACAACATCGCGGCGGTCCGGCTCGCCTCGCAGATCGATGCGGAGCAGCGGTCTGCGACGATCGAGGAGCAGCGACAACTCATCCGTTTCACCGGCTTTGGCGCCTCGGAGCTCGCAAATGGCGTCTTCCGCCGGCCGGGCGAAACCGAATTCGCGCAAGGCTGGGACGAGATCGGCGCCGATCTGCAGGATGCGGTCGACGACGCGGATTACGCCTCGCTCGCACGCTGCACCCAGTATGCCCATTTCACCCCGGAGTTCATCGTCCGGGCGATCTGGGCTGCAGTGCGGCGTCTGGGCTGGCGCGGCGGCCGCGTGCTCGAGCCCGGCATCGGCACGGGTCTGTTTCCGGCGCTGATGCCCGAGGATTTGCGCGAGGTCTCGCACGTGACCGGCGTCGAGCTCGATCCGGTCACCGCCCGCATCGCGCGTCTGTTGCAGCCGCGCGCGCGCATCGTCAGCAGCGATTTCGCGCGCACCGAGCTGCCGCCACGCTTCGATCTGGCGATCGGCAATCCGCCTTTCTCCGATCGCACCGTGCGATCGGACCGCGCGCTGCGTTCGCTCAGGCTTCGCCTCCATGATTATTTCATCGTCAAGGCGATCAACCTGCTGAAGCCGGGGGCGCTGGCCGCCTTCGTCACGTCGCACGGCACCATGGACAAGGCCGACGGGGCGGCGCGCGAGCTCATCGCGCAGCACGCCGATCTCGTCAGTGCGATCCGTCTGCCGGAAGGCAGCTTTCGCGCCGATGCCGGCACCGACGTCGTCATCGACATCCTGTTCTTCCGCCGGCGCAAGCCCGGCGAGCCGGAAGGCGATCTGTCCTGGCTCGACCTCGAGGAGGTGCGTCCGGCAACCGAGGACGAGGGCGCCATTCGCGTCAACCGCTGGTTCACGCGCCATCGCGGGCTTGTGCTCGGGATGCATGCGCTGACCGCCGGCCCGTTCGGCGAGACCTACACCTGTCTTCCAAAACCCAGCGAGGATCTCCGCCTCGCGCTGGACGAGGCGATTACCCGCCTTCCGGACGGCATCTATAACGGCGAGCCCGAGCCGATCGAGTTCGACGTGGAGGAAGTAGACCACGAGGCATCCGTCCATGTGAATGCCGATCGCCATGTGCGGGAGGGCAGCTTTTTCTTCGACAAGGCCCGCGGCCTGATGCAGATCCTTGATGGCGAGCCCGCCGCCATCACGGTGCGCAAGGGCCGCAGCGCCGACGGCGTTCCGGAGAAACACGTCCGGATCATTCAGAAGCTGATCCCGATCCGCGACGCGGTTCGCGAGGTGCTGAAGTGCCAGGAGTTTGACCGGCCGTGGAAGGACGCGCAGGTCCGCTTACGCATCGCCTGGTCGAACTTCGTCCGCGCCTTCGGGCCGATCAACAGCACCGTCGTCTCGACGAGCGAAGACGCAGAAACCGGCGGAGTGCGCGAAACGCATCGCCGGCCCAACCTGCAGCCATTCCTCGACGATCCCGATTGCTGGCTCGTCGCTTCGATCGAAGACTACGATCTCGAAACCGACACGGCGAAGCCGGGCCCGATCTTCACCGAACGGGTGATCGCCCCGCCCGCGTCGCCCCTCATCACCAGCGCTGCCGATGCGCTCGCCGTCGTGCTCAACGAGCGGGGCCGTGTCGATCCCGACCATATCGCCGAACTCCTGCATCGCGATGCGGACGACGTCATCGCCGAACTCGGCAGCGCCATCTTCCGTGATCCGACCGACGGCGCGTGGCAGACGGCCGATGCCTATCTCTCCGGCGCGGTTCGCTCCAAGCTCGTGGCGGCTGAAGCTGCCGCCGCGCTCGACCCCGCCTATGCGCGCAACGTCACGGCGTTGCAGGGCGTGCAGCCCGCCGATCTGCGGCCATCCGACATCACCGCGCGCCTCGGCGCACCGTGGATTCCCGCCGCGGACATCATCGCCTTCGTTCACGAGACGATGGGCGCGGAGATCAAGATCCATCACATGCCGGAATTGGCGTCGTGGACTGTCGAGGCCCGCCAGCTCGGCTGGATGGCCGCCGGCACGTCGGAATGGGGCACCGAGCGACGGCACGCCGGGCAACTTCTGTCGGATGCGCTCAATTCCGCGGTGCCGCAGATCTTCGACACCATCAAGGACGGCGACAGCGAGCGCCGCGTTCTCAACGTCGTCGACACCGAAGCGGCGAAGGAGAAGCTGCAAAAGATCAAGACTGCCTTCCAGACCTGGATCTGGTCCGATCCTGACCGGACCGATCGCCTGGCGCGGGTCTATAACGACCGCTTCAACAACATCGTGCCCCGCGCCTTCGAGGGCTCGCATCTGAAGCTGCCCGGCGCCTCAGGCGCCTTTGTCCTCTACGGGCATCAGAAGCGCGGCATCTGGCGCATCATCGCCTCGGGCGCGACCTATCTCGCCCACGCCGTCGGCGCCGGCAAGACGATGACGATGGCCGCCGCCATCATGGAGCAACGCCGGCTCGGCCTGATCGCCAAGGCGATGCTCGTCGTGCCCGGTCATTGTCTGGCGCAGGCGGCGCGCGAATTCCTGGCGCTCTATCCGGGCGCCCGGATCCTCGTCGCCGACGAGACGAATTTCACCAAGGACAAGCGGCATCGCTTCCTGTCGCGCTCGGCGACCGCCAGCTGGGACGCGATCATCATCACGCACTCGGCGTTCCGGTTCGTCGGCGTTCCGTCGGCGTTCGAACAGCAGATGATCCAGGACGAGCTGGAGCTTTATGAGACGTTGCTGACCAAGGTGGAAGGCGACGACCGCGTCTCGCGCAAGCGGCTCGAACGGCTGAAGGAGGGATTGAAGGAGCGGCTCGAAGCGCTCGCCACCCGCAAGGACGATCTGCTGACGATCTCGGAAATCGGCGTTGACCAGATCATCGTCGACGAGGCGCAGGAGTTCAGAAAACTCTCCTTCGCCACCAACATGTCGACGTTGAAGGGCGTCGATCCCAATGGTTCGCAGCGCGCCTGGGACCTTTACGTAAAGGCCCGCTTCATCGAGACGAAGAACCCGGGCCGCGCACTCGTCCTCGCCTCCGGCACGCCGATCACCAACACGCTCGGCGAGATGTTCTCAGTCCAACGCTACCTCGGCTACGCGGCGCTTCTGGATCGCGGCCTGCACGAGTTCGACGCCTGGGCCTCGACCTTCGGCGATGTCTCGACCGAGCTCGAGCTCCAGCCCAACGGCAAGTACAAGCCGGTCACGCGGTTCGCGACCTTCGTCAACGTCCCCGAATTGATCGCCATGTTCCGCTCTTTCGCCGACGTGGTGATACCGGAGGACCTGCGCGAGTGCGTCAAAATTCCGGCGATCTCGACCGGAAAGCGGCAGATTTTCACCGCGAAGCCGACGTCCGCCTTCAAGCGCTACCAGCTTGTTCTCGACGCGCGGATCAAGGCGATCGAGATGCGCGATGGGCCGCCGCAACCGGGCGACGACATCCTGCTCTCCGTCATCACCGACGGCCGCCATGCCGCGATCGACCTGCGTCTGGTCGATCCGGACAACGACAACGAGCCGGACAACAAGCTGAACCTGCTCGTCGCCAACGCCCTGCGCATCTGGCAGGAGACGTCGGCGAACAGCTACGTGCGCGCCGACGGCAAGCCTTACGAGCTGCCCGGCGCCGCGCAGATGATATTCTCCGATCTCGGCACCATCAACGTCGAGAAGACACGCGGCTTCTCGGCCTATCGCTGGATCAGAGACGAGCTCATCCGCCTCGGCGTGCCGGCGTCCGAGATCGCCTTCATGCAGGACTTCAAGAAGTCCGAGGCCAAGCAGCGCCTGTTCGGCGATGTGCGCGCCGGCAAGGTCCGCTTCCTCATCGGCTCGTCCGACACGATGGGCACCGGCGTCAACGCACAGCTTCGGCTGAAGGCGCTCCATCACCTCGATGTGCCGTGGCTGCCGTCGCAGATCGCGCAGCGCGAGGGCCGGATCGAGCGGCAGGGCAATCAGCACGACGTCATCGACATCTTCGCCTATGCCACCGAGGGCTCGCTCGACGCCAGCATGTGGCAGAACAATGAGCGCAAGGCCCGCTTCATCGCCGCCGCGCTCTCGGGCGACACGTCGATCCGCCGGCTCGAGGATCTCGGCGAAGGCCAGGCCAACCAGTTCGCCATGGCCAAGGCGATCGCCAGCGGTGACCAGCGGCTGATGCAGAAGGCCGGGTTAGAGGCCGACATCGCCCGGTTCGAGCGCCTGCGCGCCGCGCATATCGACGACCAGCACGCGGTTCGCCGGCAGATCCGCGACGCCGAGCGCGACATCGAGTTCGCGACGCGGCGGATCGCGGAAGTCGGCGAGGATATCGAGCGCCGCGTTCCCACAACGGGCGATGCCTTCGCCGCGAGCATCGCCGGCAAGCGCCATCTCGAGCGCAAGGAGGCTGGCCGCGCGCTGATGAAGGAAATCCTGACCCTGGTGCAGCTTCAGCAGGAGGGCGAGAGCACCATTGCCGTGATCGGCGGCTTTGACCTCGACTATACCGGCGAGCGCTTCTGCCGCGACGGTTACCGGTACAGCACCGCCCTGATCCGCACCGGCGCCGAGGTTGAGATCGAGTTGCCCGTCACCGTGACGCCGCTCGGCGCGATCTCCCGCCTCGAGCATGCGCTCGATGATTTCGAGGGTGAGCGGGAGCGCTATCGCCAGCGTCTCGCCGACGCGCATCGCCGACTTGCCTCCTACCGGTCGCGCGAGGACGGCGATTTCGCGTTCGCCGCGGAGCTCGCCGAGAAGCGCCGCCAGTTGGCGGAGGTGCAAGCTGACCTTGCGAATGATAGAGAAAGTCGCAACGATTGGATCGCGGCGTAA
- a CDS encoding RES family NAD+ phosphorylase, giving the protein MPLRYEGKLYRALNPIYAREPLSGLGAELYGGRFNPKGVPALYSSLSIMTALREANQVGNLQPTTLVSYDAEIENIFDTQDEAALMAEGVDAATLADATWRDQMKANGEAKTQAFARRLITAGFNGLLVKSFATGASATDLNLVLWRWSGNAPARLVLIDDENRLSR; this is encoded by the coding sequence GTGCCACTCCGCTACGAAGGAAAACTCTATCGGGCATTGAACCCAATCTATGCACGCGAGCCGCTGTCGGGACTTGGCGCTGAGCTCTACGGTGGTCGGTTCAATCCAAAAGGCGTGCCAGCGCTTTATTCTTCACTGTCCATAATGACTGCGCTGAGGGAAGCCAACCAGGTCGGCAACCTGCAACCGACGACACTCGTCTCCTATGACGCGGAGATCGAAAATATCTTCGATACCCAAGACGAGGCCGCACTCATGGCTGAGGGGGTGGACGCCGCCACGCTCGCAGACGCGACGTGGCGTGATCAGATGAAAGCGAACGGAGAGGCGAAGACACAGGCCTTTGCAAGGCGACTTATCACCGCCGGATTTAACGGTCTGCTAGTCAAAAGCTTTGCGACAGGCGCGAGCGCAACGGATCTAAACCTCGTGCTCTGGCGATGGAGCGGCAACGCCCCGGCCCGTCTCGTCCTGATCGACGACGAGAACCGGTTGTCGCGATAG
- a CDS encoding antitoxin Xre/MbcA/ParS toxin-binding domain-containing protein has product MGLAQYADNGVFAPRRIAEAFRTTSEEIARTAGLGKDAIQRKDRVRSDKTQRRLREMIEVINKVESRFGTALMAYAWYRSEPLSGFSGQTAMQLVRCGRADDVLDYIDAVDAGVHA; this is encoded by the coding sequence ATGGGTCTCGCCCAATATGCGGATAACGGCGTCTTCGCGCCGCGCAGAATTGCGGAAGCTTTCCGGACGACGAGCGAGGAGATCGCTCGCACAGCTGGATTGGGCAAGGACGCGATCCAGCGTAAGGATCGGGTTCGATCGGACAAAACCCAGCGGCGTCTGCGCGAAATGATCGAGGTCATCAACAAGGTTGAGTCGCGCTTTGGTACGGCGCTAATGGCTTATGCGTGGTACCGCTCCGAGCCATTGTCCGGTTTCTCGGGCCAGACCGCGATGCAGCTCGTGCGCTGCGGTCGGGCCGACGACGTACTCGACTATATTGATGCAGTCGACGCCGGCGTGCACGCCTGA
- a CDS encoding ParB/RepB/Spo0J family partition protein, giving the protein MHLIKVDPRALKENPDRMRQTKSTPQADALLLATIKAVGIVQPPVITPETGGGNGYVINAGHRRVKQAIAAGLEEIDVLVEEAANDNGAMRSMIENIAREALNPVDQWRAIERLVALGWTEEAIGVALALPVRLIRKLRLLANVLPVMLDHMVKGDMPDERQLRTIASASLDEQKEVWKKHKPSKADPQVSWFSVAQALTKARMYARHASFGDELAQAYGIQWVEDLFAPADEDSRYTTDVEAFLGAQQEWMTANLPKKGIIAETTNWGEVKLPPKAERVYGKPSKSDCTAMYLDRDGRVQSVHYRMPAAKKPKGKDGSAGTDTADETAAVSKPRPDVTRKGLEMIGDFRTDALHEALARAPIEDETLIALLILAFAGQNVSVDSGSGGTYYGNRRIARHAVTLFDQDGKLVLDMDTLRVAARSILAEVLSCRENRTDSGIVARVAGDVVGADNFLPNMGTDDFLSCLSRTALEGSCKDTPVLPRQKVKDTRTALVEHFKEGRFVPAAALFAPDKAAVSSWLATNAVAEEDEADDQVEDPEAADGDGDDASDAEAFPEAAE; this is encoded by the coding sequence ATGCATCTCATCAAGGTCGATCCGCGTGCGCTGAAGGAGAATCCGGACCGTATGCGCCAGACGAAGTCGACGCCGCAGGCCGACGCCCTGCTGCTGGCGACGATCAAGGCCGTCGGCATCGTCCAGCCGCCCGTCATCACGCCTGAGACTGGCGGCGGCAACGGCTACGTCATCAATGCCGGTCATCGCCGTGTGAAGCAGGCGATCGCCGCCGGCCTCGAGGAGATCGACGTGCTCGTCGAGGAGGCCGCCAACGACAACGGCGCCATGCGCTCGATGATCGAGAACATCGCCCGCGAAGCGCTCAATCCCGTCGACCAGTGGCGTGCGATCGAACGCCTCGTCGCGCTCGGCTGGACCGAGGAAGCAATCGGCGTTGCGCTGGCCCTGCCGGTCCGGCTGATCAGGAAGCTCCGTCTGCTCGCCAATGTGCTGCCCGTCATGCTCGATCACATGGTCAAGGGCGACATGCCCGACGAGCGGCAGCTCCGCACCATCGCGTCCGCCTCGCTCGATGAGCAGAAGGAGGTCTGGAAGAAGCACAAGCCCTCCAAGGCGGATCCGCAGGTGTCGTGGTTTAGCGTGGCGCAGGCTCTGACCAAGGCCCGCATGTACGCGCGTCATGCCAGCTTCGGCGACGAGCTTGCCCAGGCCTATGGTATCCAGTGGGTCGAGGACCTGTTCGCGCCGGCGGACGAGGACAGCCGCTACACCACGGATGTCGAGGCGTTCCTCGGCGCGCAGCAGGAGTGGATGACCGCCAACCTGCCGAAGAAGGGCATCATCGCCGAGACGACGAATTGGGGCGAGGTCAAGCTGCCGCCGAAGGCGGAGCGCGTCTACGGCAAGCCGTCGAAGTCGGATTGCACGGCGATGTATCTCGACCGCGACGGCCGGGTGCAGAGCGTGCATTACCGCATGCCCGCGGCGAAGAAGCCGAAGGGCAAGGACGGGTCTGCCGGCACTGACACTGCGGATGAGACCGCCGCCGTCTCGAAGCCGCGTCCGGACGTGACGCGCAAGGGCCTCGAGATGATCGGCGACTTCCGGACGGACGCCCTGCACGAGGCGCTGGCTCGCGCGCCGATCGAGGACGAGACGCTGATCGCGCTGTTGATCCTCGCCTTCGCCGGCCAGAACGTTTCCGTCGATTCCGGCAGCGGCGGGACCTATTACGGCAACCGGCGCATCGCCCGCCATGCCGTGACGCTGTTCGATCAGGACGGCAAGCTCGTCCTCGATATGGATACGCTGCGCGTCGCGGCGCGCTCGATCCTCGCCGAGGTTCTTTCGTGCCGGGAGAACCGCACCGACAGCGGCATCGTCGCCCGCGTCGCCGGTGACGTGGTCGGTGCGGACAACTTCCTGCCGAACATGGGCACCGACGACTTCTTGTCGTGCCTGTCGCGCACCGCGCTCGAAGGCTCGTGCAAGGACACGCCGGTTCTTCCCCGCCAGAAAGTGAAGGACACCCGCACGGCCTTGGTCGAGCACTTCAAGGAAGGCCGCTTCGTGCCTGCGGCCGCGCTGTTCGCTCCGGACAAGGCCGCCGTGTCGTCCTGGCTGGCGACGAACGCCGTCGCCGAAGAGGACGAGGCCGACGACCAGGTCGAGGACCCGGAAGCCGCGGACGGCGATGGCGACGACGCTTCGGACGCCGAGGCCTTCCCGGAGGCGGCGGAATAG
- a CDS encoding DUF7007 domain-containing protein — MSTPAPSTTMIAESAIAFPQIEFGRAADGILVARVADTAFAMLPVRDGRHYLATGWRIGHPMAEWKRSDFYGHAGELADEAAFRAKIAENAEHQRENRALSRREISSTASTPWGRSQHATIYAEGVVCHSPAGHGGFHLAAARNRSVHSMLRARGGWYEEDEGWAIVAVTFPHLFTSYERRCAERTIKDSWPDAWEVIFGTVLRPCESREKDRRAFEQEHADDWIVASAITSDQHPDFVEVVATPGGRRGAGTEERRFLVPSDEYRIGRFGFVVDETRHAVYSGPSSFIAWQGRTSP, encoded by the coding sequence ATGAGCACGCCCGCTCCCTCCACCACGATGATCGCGGAATCCGCGATCGCATTTCCGCAGATCGAGTTCGGCCGCGCGGCTGACGGTATTCTCGTCGCTCGCGTCGCCGACACCGCCTTCGCCATGCTGCCGGTGCGCGACGGCCGGCACTATCTCGCCACCGGGTGGCGCATCGGCCACCCGATGGCCGAGTGGAAGCGATCCGACTTTTACGGTCACGCCGGCGAGCTCGCCGACGAGGCGGCCTTCCGCGCCAAAATCGCGGAAAACGCCGAGCATCAGCGCGAGAATCGCGCGCTGAGCCGCCGCGAGATCAGTTCCACGGCGAGTACGCCGTGGGGCCGCTCCCAGCACGCGACCATCTACGCAGAAGGCGTCGTCTGCCATTCGCCCGCAGGTCATGGCGGCTTTCATCTCGCGGCCGCGCGCAACCGCAGCGTCCATTCGATGCTGCGCGCGCGGGGCGGCTGGTATGAAGAAGACGAGGGCTGGGCGATCGTGGCGGTCACTTTCCCGCATCTGTTCACCAGCTACGAGCGACGCTGCGCGGAGCGCACGATCAAGGATAGCTGGCCCGATGCCTGGGAGGTGATCTTCGGCACTGTGCTTCGCCCCTGCGAGTCCCGCGAGAAGGATCGGCGTGCCTTCGAGCAGGAGCACGCCGATGATTGGATCGTCGCGTCGGCGATCACGTCGGACCAGCACCCCGATTTCGTCGAGGTCGTCGCCACGCCGGGCGGCCGACGTGGCGCCGGCACCGAGGAGCGACGCTTTCTCGTCCCATCCGACGAGTACCGGATCGGTCGCTTCGGTTTCGTCGTCGATGAGACCCGCCACGCGGTCTATTCCGGGCCGTCGAGCTTCATCGCCTGGCAGGGGAGGACGTCGCCATGA
- a CDS encoding ArdC family protein — MTTDRSSQAQTGNDIYERVTNQIIAAIEAGAGKYRMPWHHDGSAITTPVNVASRKAYRGVNILSLWAAAQASSYAAGIWGTYRQWQEFGAQVRKGERGHLVVFWKTTDRSSDTDRQDGDDNHHEPARRLFARGYIVFNAAQVDGYTPPELPVLPEVERIEHAERFCAALGIDIRHGGSQACYIPSKDCVQMPDFACFRDAIAYYAVLLHECGHASGAKHRLDRDLSGRFGSAAYAMEECTVELLSAMICADLNLSVEPRPDHARYIASWLEVLRSDKRAIFTAASKAQEITDWMHALQANAHGHDVRGAA; from the coding sequence ATGACCACAGATCGCAGCAGCCAAGCCCAGACCGGCAACGATATCTACGAGCGCGTCACCAACCAGATCATCGCCGCCATTGAGGCTGGCGCCGGCAAGTACCGGATGCCTTGGCATCACGACGGATCGGCCATCACCACGCCCGTCAACGTCGCCTCTCGCAAGGCCTATCGCGGCGTCAACATCCTCTCGCTCTGGGCTGCGGCGCAGGCGTCCAGTTATGCCGCCGGCATCTGGGGCACTTATCGCCAATGGCAGGAGTTCGGCGCGCAGGTCCGCAAGGGCGAGCGCGGCCACCTCGTCGTGTTCTGGAAGACGACGGATCGCAGCAGCGACACAGACCGTCAGGATGGCGACGACAATCATCACGAGCCCGCACGGCGCCTGTTTGCTCGCGGCTATATCGTCTTCAATGCCGCTCAGGTCGACGGCTACACACCGCCCGAGCTGCCGGTGCTTCCCGAGGTCGAGCGGATCGAACACGCGGAGCGCTTCTGCGCCGCCCTCGGCATCGATATTCGCCACGGCGGATCGCAGGCCTGCTACATCCCATCGAAGGACTGCGTGCAGATGCCGGACTTCGCCTGCTTCCGGGATGCGATTGCCTACTACGCCGTGTTGCTCCACGAATGCGGTCACGCTTCCGGCGCCAAACATCGCCTCGACCGCGATCTGTCCGGACGATTCGGCTCGGCCGCCTACGCCATGGAAGAATGCACGGTCGAACTTCTCAGCGCCATGATCTGCGCCGACCTCAACCTCAGTGTTGAGCCACGACCCGACCACGCCCGCTACATCGCCTCCTGGCTCGAAGTGCTGCGCTCCGACAAGCGCGCCATCTTCACCGCGGCGAGCAAGGCACAAGAGATCACCGACTGGATGCACGCCCTGCAAGCCAATGCTCATGGGCACGACGTCAGGGGCGCCGCATAG
- a CDS encoding MerR family transcriptional regulator — translation MRDHAGVKGLQRAELAQRTGCNLETVRYYEKVGLLPEPPRTTSGYRSYDTSHERHLRFVLRARELGFSLDEIRELLRLVDERNQPCAEARAVAAAHLEDVQAKIVDLKRMERVLKKVVAQCADGTLPECPLIETLFREGAVS, via the coding sequence ATGCGCGATCACGCCGGGGTGAAGGGGCTGCAGCGGGCGGAACTCGCCCAGCGAACGGGCTGCAATCTGGAGACGGTGCGTTATTACGAGAAGGTCGGCCTTCTGCCCGAACCGCCGCGCACAACGAGCGGCTACCGCAGCTACGACACGTCGCATGAGCGGCACCTTCGCTTCGTGTTACGGGCGCGCGAGCTCGGCTTCTCCCTTGATGAAATCCGTGAGCTGCTGCGTCTCGTCGACGAGCGCAACCAGCCCTGTGCCGAGGCGCGCGCGGTCGCCGCTGCACACCTTGAGGACGTGCAGGCGAAGATTGTCGATCTGAAGCGCATGGAGCGGGTGCTCAAGAAGGTTGTCGCGCAATGTGCTGACGGCACGTTGCCGGAATGTCCGCTGATCGAGACGCTGTTCCGGGAGGGTGCGGTCAGCTGA
- a CDS encoding mercuric transporter MerT family protein has translation MVASRSGTASMAPRAADPSAPEGREVGRQRLIAVGGIFGALAASSCCIVPLILFSVGIGGAWIGNLTALAPYKPIFVAGTAGLLGYGFYLVYWKPRRVCAEGAACARPISNRLVQLALWIATALVIAAFAFDYIAPLLLGA, from the coding sequence ATGGTCGCATCGCGATCCGGAACGGCAAGCATGGCGCCTCGTGCGGCGGATCCCTCCGCGCCCGAAGGCAGGGAGGTTGGACGGCAGCGTCTGATCGCCGTTGGCGGTATCTTCGGGGCGCTCGCCGCCTCGTCCTGCTGCATCGTGCCGCTGATCCTGTTCAGTGTCGGTATCGGTGGTGCCTGGATTGGCAATCTGACAGCGCTTGCACCCTACAAACCGATCTTCGTCGCCGGAACCGCAGGCCTTCTCGGTTACGGCTTCTATCTCGTCTACTGGAAGCCGCGGCGAGTCTGCGCTGAGGGCGCCGCTTGCGCGCGCCCCATTTCCAACCGTCTCGTCCAGCTCGCGCTCTGGATCGCAACCGCACTTGTGATCGCCGCCTTCGCCTTCGACTACATCGCCCCGCTGCTGCTTGGCGCCTGA
- a CDS encoding heavy-metal-associated domain-containing protein, whose amino-acid sequence MNKYLSALTLIASMMTASTAFAGERTITFAVDNMTCASCPYIVKTSMAVVPGVANVTVSFEAKTATVTFDDAKTNPDAIAAASTNAGYPAHLRQRGS is encoded by the coding sequence ATGAACAAATATTTGAGCGCACTCACCCTGATCGCCTCGATGATGACGGCGTCGACCGCATTCGCCGGAGAACGCACGATCACCTTCGCTGTCGACAACATGACCTGCGCCTCGTGCCCTTACATTGTGAAGACCTCGATGGCGGTGGTCCCGGGCGTAGCGAACGTGACCGTCTCCTTCGAGGCAAAGACGGCGACCGTGACCTTCGACGACGCGAAGACGAACCCGGACGCCATCGCGGCCGCTAGCACGAACGCGGGCTATCCAGCCCATCTGAGGCAGCGGGGCAGCTAA